A single Cannabis sativa cultivar Pink pepper isolate KNU-18-1 chromosome 7, ASM2916894v1, whole genome shotgun sequence DNA region contains:
- the LOC115697113 gene encoding pleiotropic drug resistance protein 1 yields MDSFGKRVKEDDDEETLKWAALERLPTYKRLRKGILNTCTIDVHHLSIQQKQSLVETLVKVPEEYNQTFLTKLKNRIDSVGIELPTVEVRFEHLNVETDIYVGERALPSFINFTTNVIEGFLNYLHIIPSKKKKIAILDGLSGIIKPCRMTLLLGPPSSGKTTFLLALAGQLDPRLKFCGKVTYNGHGLDEFIPERTAAYVSEHDYHIKEMTVRETLDFSARCQGVTRRYELLAELSRREKEANIKPDPDIDVFMKAAATEGQETSVVTEYVLKILGLDVCANTIIGDDLIRGISGGQRKRVTTGEMLVGPTAVMFMDEISTGLDSSTTYQIMNSMKQIVHILNETAVISLLQPAPETYNLFDDIILLSEGQIVYQGPREHVLEFFETVGFKCPERKAVADFLQEVTSKKDQEQYWAREEECYRFITVNDFVEAFQSFHVGQRMKDELLAPFDRSKNHPAALATRKYGVESKKEILKAVFCREWLLMKRNYFFYIFRLIKILIVALVVSTVFLRTEMHHGTIEDGIIYSGALFFIVVMFVFNGMSEIPMTIQKLPVFYKQRDLNFYPAWAYALFTWILKIPIACLEVLIWVAITYYLIGLDPSVASFFKQGLLLIFVNQMGSALFQAIAATSRNLIVADTFGSFVLLMLFGLGGFLLSKNDIKKWWIWGYWSSPLMYYQSAIQVNEFLSDQWSHPEPNGTRHLGIAVLESQGFFTKPYWYWIGFGAVVGYTIAFNVLYALSLTFLNQFGKSHSIVLLEDSDNQNAESSTEEMNQNRNTGMVLPFEPHWITFKDIVYSVDMPQEMKNQGIEDDKLILLKELSGVFRPGVLTALMGVSGAGKTTLMDVLAGRKTKGYIKGDIKISGYPKKQETFSRILGYCEQNDIHSPHVTIYESLIYSAWLRLPTEVDTKTREMFIEEVMELTELNVIRHALVGLPGVNGLSTEQRKRLTIAVELVANPSIIFMDEPTSGLDARAAAIVMRAVRNAVNTGRTIVCTIHQPSLDIFEAFDELFLMKCGGEEIYAGPLGHHCSNLIQYFESIEGVNKIKDGYNPATWMLEVTSSAQETALGIDFAHIFKTSDLFKRNRELIDDLSVPNPGSKDLHFSTQYATTFPTQCIACLWKQRWSYWRNAPYTCVRFFFTLFVALMFGTLFWDLGGKRTTQKDLLNAMGSMYAAVFFIGVHNGSSVRKVVAIERTVYYREKAAGMYSAFPYVFAQVMIEIPYIFSQAMVYSIIVYAMIGFEWSVGKFLWYLFFTTFAMFYFTFYGMMVVAATPDLDVATTVSSAFYGLWNLFSGFIIPYSRIPVWWKWYYWTCPVAWTMYGMLVSQYGDVTEKFDGTEETVKEFVERFFGYKHDFLGIVAFVNVVFAVAFPVIFSLLIKAFNFQKR; encoded by the exons TGTTGGAATTGAGCTACCTACTGTTGAAGTTCGTTTTGAACATCTCAATGTTGAGACTGATATTTATGTGGGAGAAAGAGCTCTACCTTCATTCATTAACTTCACCACCAATGTAATTGAG gGATTCTTGAATTATCTACACATAATTCCaagcaagaagaagaaaattgcTATACTAGATGGCCTTAGTGGAATTATAAAGCCATGCAG aatgacATTGCTATTGGGTCCTCCAAGTTCTGGAAAGACTACATTTTTACTAGCTTTGGCTGGACAACTTGACCCACGATTGAAA TTTTGTGGGAAGGTGACTTATAATGGGCATGGCTTGGATGAGTTTATCCCAGAAAGAACAGCGGCATATGTAAGTGAGCATGATTATCATATTAAAGAAATGACTGTGAGGGAAACCTTAGACTTTTCTGCTAGGTGCCAAGGAGTTACAAGGCGTTATG AGTTGCTAGCAGAGTTGTCTAGACGAGAGAAAGAAGCCAATATCAAGCCTGATCCTGATATTGATGTCTTCATGAAG GCAGCAGCAACAGAAGGCCAAGAGACGAGTGTTGTGACTGAGTATGTTTTAAAG ATTTTGGGATTAGATGTGTGTGCTAATACCATAATAGGGGATGACTTAATAAGGGGTATCTCTGGAGGACAAAGAAAACGAGTTACAACAG GCGAGATGCTTGTTGGACCAACAGCGGTGATGTTCATGGATGAGATATCAACCGGCTTAGATAGCTCCACAACATACCAAATTATGAACTCTATGAAGCAGATTGTTCACATTTTGAATGAAACTGCTGTCATCTCTTTACTTCAGCCGGCACCAGAGACTTACaacctttttgatgatatcattCTTTTATCTGAGGGTCAGATTGTTTACCAAGGTCCCCGCGAACATGTGCTTGAGTTTTTCGAAACTGTTGGTTTTAAATGTCCTGAGAGGAAAGCTGTTGCTGACTTTTTGCAAGAG GTAACATCGAAAAAAGATCAAGAGCAGTATTGGGCAAGAGAAGAAGAATGTTATAGATTTATCACTGTCAATGACTTTGTGGAAGCATTTCAATCCTTTCATGTGGGACAAAGAATGAAAGATGAGCTTTTGGCTCCATTTGACAGAAGCAAGAACCATCCAGCTGCTTTAGCAACTCGAAAATATGGTGTTGAAAGCAAGAAAGAAATCTTGAAAGCTGTCTTCTGCAGAGAGTGGTTGCTTATGAAAAGAAACTACTTCTTTTACATTTTCAGACTCATCAAa aTTTTGATCGTGGCGCTCGTAGTTTCAACTGTTTTCTTGAGAACTGAAATGCATCATGGCACAATAGAAGATGGAATAATCTACTCTGGTGCTCTATTCTTCATTGTAGTCATGTTTGTGTTCAATGGGATGTCAGAGATTCCTATGACAATCCAGAAACTTCCAGTGTTTTACAAGCAAAGGGACCTAAATTTTTATCCTGCATGGGCCTATGCTCTTTTCACTTGGATTCTTAAGATCCCTATTGCATGCTTAGAAGTCTTGATTTGGGTTGCCATTACATATTACCTAATTGGACTTGATCCTAGTGTTGCAAG TTTCTTTAAGCAAGGTCTTCTTCTCATTTTCGTGAACCAAATGGGCTCTGCATTGTTCCAAGCTATTGCAGCTACATCTCGGAATCTAATTGTAGCTGACACTTTTGGCTCATTTGTATTGCTCATGCTTTTCGGTTTGGGAGGCTTTCTGTTATCAAAGA ATGATATTAAGAAATGGTGGATTTGGGGTTATTGGAGTTCACCCCTAATGTACTATCAGAGTGCAATACAGGTCAATGAGTTTCTCTCAGACCAATGGAGTCAT CCTGAACCAAATGGAACAAGACATCTAGGAATTGCAGTGTTAGAATCTCAAGGATTCTTTACAAAACCATATtggtattggattggatttggaGCAGTGGTTGGTTACACTATTGCTTTCAATGTTCTTTATGCACTTTCTCTCACTTTCCTCAACC AGTTCGGGAAATCTCATTCGATTGTTCTACTTGAAGATTCAGATAATCAAAATGCAGAAAGTAGTACTGAAGAGATGAACCAAAATAGAAATACAGGAATGGTTCTTCCATTTGAACCACATTGGATCACTTTCAAAGATATTGTTTACTCTGTTGACATGCCACAA GAAATGAAGAACCAGGGAATTGAAGATGACAAGTTGATTCTTCTAAAGGAATTAAGTGGTGTTTTCAGGCCAGGTGTTTTGACAGCGCTAATGGGAGTAAGTGGCGCTGGAAAAACCACTCTAATGGATGTCTTAGCTGGTAGAAAGACCAAGGGATACATCAAAGGCGATATCAAAATTTCTGGATATCCTAAGAAGCAAGAAACATTTTCTCGAATTTTAGGATACTGTGAGCAAAATGACATCCATTCACCACATGTTACTATCTACGAGTCCTTGATCTACTCAGCATGGCTTCGTTTACCAACTGAAGTTGATACCAAGACCAGAGAG ATGTTCATTGAGGAAGTGATGGAGCTAACAGAGCTAAATGTGATAAGACATGCACTGGTGGGATTGCCTGGTGTTAATGGTCTCTCAACTGAACAACGCAAAAGATTGACAATAGCAGTTGAGTTAGTAGCGAACCCTTCTATAATATTCATGGATGAACCAACTTCAGGGCTTGATGCAAGAGCGGCTGCAATTGTCATGAGAGCTGTTAGGAATGCTGTGAATACCGGCAGAACCATTGTGTGCACCATTCATCAACCGAGCCTCGACATCTTTGAAGCTTTTGATGAG CTTTTCTTGATGAAATGTGGAGGTGAAGAAATATATGCTGGGCCATTAGGTCACCATTGttccaatctaatccaatacTTTGAG TCTATTGAAGGTGTGAATAAGATTAAAGATGGTTATAATCCAGCAACTTGGATGTTGGAGGTTACTTCTTCAGCACAAGAAACAGCTTTGGGAATTGATTTTGCTCATATTTTCAAGACTTCAGATCTATTCAA AAGGAACAGAGAGCTCATAGATGATCTTAGCGTTCCTAATCCCGGCTCAAAGGATCTCCATTTCTCAACTCAATACGCGACAACATTTCCCACACAATGCATTGCTTGTTTATGGAAACAACGATGGTCTTATTGGCGAAACGCACCTTACACTTGTGTGAGATTTTTTTTCACATTGTTTGTGGCATTGATGTTTGGGACATTGTTTTGGGACCTAGGTGGTAAAAG GACTACTCAAAAAGACCTCCTCAACGCAATGGGATCAATGTATGCTGCTGTCTTTTTCATCGGAGTCCATAACGGTTCATCTGTGAGAAAAGTTGTTGCAATAGAAAGAACAGTCTATTATAGAGAAAAGGCTGCAGGGATGTATTCAGCTTTCCCCTATGTATTTGCACAg GTGATGATTGAGATTCCATACATCTTTTCTCAAGCTATGGTTTATTCCATCATTGTTTATGCAATGATTGGCTTTGAATGGAGTGTTGGTAAATTCTTATGGTATCTATTCTTTACCACATTTGCAATGTTCTACTTCACATTCTATGGAATGATGGTTGTGGCTGCAACACCAGACCTTGATGTCGCCACCACTGTTTCGTCTGCCTTCTATGGATTGTGGAACCTCTTTTCTGGCTTCATCATCCCATACTCA AGGATACCTGTGTGGTGGAAGTGGTACTATTGGACATGTCCTGTAGCATGGACTATGTATGGCATGTTGGTATCACAATATGGAGATGTAACAGAAAAGTTTGATGGCACAGAGGAGACTGTTAAAGAATTTGTAGAACGATTTTTCGGATATAAACATGATTTTCTTGGAATAGTTGCTTTTGTTAATGTTGTCTTTGCAGTGGCTTTTCCTGTCATCTTTTCCTTGCTGATTAAggcatttaattttcaaaaacgaTAG